Proteins from one Syngnathoides biaculeatus isolate LvHL_M chromosome 8, ASM1980259v1, whole genome shotgun sequence genomic window:
- the ilvbl gene encoding 2-hydroxyacyl-CoA lyase 2, translating to MESFEVILGCSTCLAVGGIVFAAYRFGLLYQFFHKTETNSPRHGGESVAEVLRAHGIKYVFTLVGGHISPILVACEKVGIRIVDTRHEATAVFAADAVARLSGTVGVAAVTAGPGLTNTVTAVKNAQMAESPLLLMGGAAGTLLQGRGALQDIDQMSLFKPLCKFCASIRTVREIVPVLRKALAVAQSGTPGPVFIEFPIDTLYPFHLVSREFAVKNPPKGLMGRIISWYLNNHLMNIFAGAWERRDISPLPVDIPQATDNQVQKCIELVSRAKKPVILLGSQATLPPTPVDEIRSALEDLGIPCFLGGMSRGMLGKDSPFHIRQNRRDALKEADVVILAGTVCDFRLGYGKVLNRRSKIIAVNRDRKQLLKNSDMFWKPTVAIQGDAGSLLVRLSKGLKGYRCPEEWPQSLKAGDVTKENINRAKANEKTEHHLNPLKILHILDEQMSEDSIIVADGGDFVGSAAYILRPRGPLRWLDPGAFGTLGVGGGFALGAKLCRPESEVWIVYGDGSLGYSVAEFDTFTRHKTPVIAVVGNDACWSQISREQVPILGSNVACGLAFTDYHTVADGYGGKGYLIRREDEERLGSIIREARKESQKGKAALLNVLIGKTNFREGSISV from the exons ATGGAGTCGTTTGAGGTCATTCTCGGATGTTCTACGTGTCTCGCTGTAGGCGGAATTGTGTTTGCTGCCTACCGATTTGGATTGCTCTATCAGTTTTTCCACAAG ACTGAGACGAACAGCCCCCGGCACGGCGGCGAAAGTGTGGCGGAGGTCCTGCGTGCCCACGGGATTAAGTATGTCTTCACTCTCGTTGGTGGACACATCTCGCCCATCCTGGTGGCCTGTGAGAAAGTGGGAATCCGGATCGTGGACACCAGGCACGAGGCCACGGCCGTCTTTGCTGCCGATGCCGTGGCGCGGCTTTCAG GTACTGTTGGTGTAGCTGCAGTGACGGCAGGCCCAGGTCTCACTAACACTGTGACAGCAGTCAAGAACGCTCAAATGGCGGAATCACCGTTGTTGCTCATGGGAGGGGCTGCTGGTACACTACTACAG GGCAGAGGAGCGCTGCAAGACATTGACCAAATGTCTCTGTTCAAGCCTCTGTGTAAGTTCTGTGCCTCCATCAGAACCGTCCGAGAAATCGTGCCTGTTTTGAGAAAGGCGCTGGCCGTCGCCCAGTCTGGAACCCCCGGGCCCGTTTTTATAGAATTCCCCATCGACACTCTATACCCTTTCCATCTGGTGTCCAGAGAGTTTGCTGTTAAAAACCCTCCCAAAGGCCTGATGGGTAGAATCATCTCATG GTACCTTAACAACCATCTCATGAACATATTTGCTGGTGCCTGGGAGAGGAGAGACATTTCACCTCTTCCTGTTGACATCCCACAAGCCACAGACAATCAG GTACAAAAGTGTATTGAACTGGTGAGTCGCGCCAAGAAACCCGTTATCCTCCTTGGAAGCCAAGCCACACTACCACCGACACCGGTTGATGAGATCAG GAGCGCTTTGGAGGACTTGGGCATCCCTTGCTTCCTTGGGGGCATGTCCCGAGGCATGCTGGGTAAAGACAGCCCATTCCACATTAGACAAAACAGACGCGATGCTTTGAAGGAGGCCGACGTGGTAATCCTTGCAG GCACAGTGTGCGATTTCCGTCTGGGCTATGGGAAAGTTCTGAACAGACGGAGCAAAATCATCGCTGTCAACAGAGACAGGAAGCAGCTGTTGAAAAACTCGGATATGTTCTGGAAACCAACTGTAGCCATTCAAG GTGACGCTGGTTCACTTTTAGTGAGGCTTTCCAAGGGCTTAAAAGGTTATCGCTGTCCAGAAGAGTGGCCTCAAAGCCTCAAAGCAGGAGATGTGACCAAAGAAAACATAAATAG GGCCAAAGCCAATGAGAAGACAGAGCACCATTTGAACCCCTTGAAAATTCTCCACATTTTGGACGAGCAGATGTCAGAAGACAGCATCATTGTAGCAGATGGCGGCGATTTCGTAGGAAGCGCTGCTTATATCTTGAGGCCACGTGGACCCTTGCGCTGGCTGGATCCAG GGGCCTTCGGGACGCTGGGAGTGGGAGGAGGATTTGCGCTCGGTGCAAAACTGTGCCGGCCTGAGTCAGAG GTGTGGATTGTCTATGGTGACGGTTCCCTAGGTTACAGCGTTGCAGAGTTTGACACGTTCACGCGACATAAG ACACCAGTTATTGCCGTTGTGGGAAATGATGCATGCTGGAGTCAGATTTCCAGAGAACAGGTTCCCATTCTGGGTAGCAATGTGGCGTGTGGTCTGGCATTTACAG ATTATCACACGGTGGCCGACGGTTACGGCGGCAAGGGCTACCTTATAAGGCGCGAGGACGAGGAGCGACTCGGCAGCATCATCCGCGAAGCTCGGAAGGAGAGCCAGAAGGGCAAAGCAGCACTTCTCAACGTCCTGATTGGAAAAACCAACTTTCGAGAGGGCTCCATCTCCGTATAA